Part of the Chloracidobacterium thermophilum B genome is shown below.
GAGCTGTTTCGCGTACCGCTGGCGGATATGCCGGTTGTTGCGTCAATCAACCGCAAACAGTGGGACGCCACGGAAGACTTCGTTGTTACGCCACACAAGGTTTGGCTTTCGCTGGAAGGAAAGCGCAAAGCCATTGCCTTGTACGAGGAACGGAAGCAGGAAAGCTGGCAGCATCCGGTCTTGCGTTACTCGCTTTCGTACCAGCGCGCGATTGAACTTGAAGCCCGTCTGCTTGAAAAGGAGTGGACTGGGGCGCCGGGCTTGTTTGCCAGAATGCGGTTGCGCTGAGACCGCCTCAAGAGGGGGGCAGAGTTATGGGAGAAAGGCGGTGGTATCTCGTCAGCTATGACGTACGCGATCCAAAGCGGTGGCGCAAAGTTTATGAGCGCGTCAAGGGGAATGCGGAAAGGGTACAATTTTCCGTCTTCCGCATGTATTGCACCAAAACTGACCTTGAGCAGTTGCGTTTTGATTTGGCAAAGCTGATGACGAGTGAAGATGATTTACTGGTCATTCATTTGTGTCCCGGCTGCGCAAGGCGTGTGGTTGACACCTCAACCAAAACTTCCTGGGATGAAGAACGCAAGCGGATTGAAATCCTGTAGGCGGGCGGATTCACGCATGTCGGTGTGGACAGGATGCTTTGCCGGTGAGTGTCTGGTAAGTCCTTTGAAGCGAACGCTTTTCCTGCCTGAATGTGGGGAAGACTTGCTTGAATGGGCCAGCGTGCTTTATTTTGCAGGAGTTACGGGCATTACCCGGCAGACGGGAGGCGGCTTGCCGCCTTTCCGGTTCAGGTGCTTGAGCAAGAAGCAGTTTTATGTGGCCAGTGCTTACCGTTTGGGGGCGCGGTGCAAAAATCTTTGATGCCGAAAGGCGTTGATCACTGAAAAAGACGAACACTCCGGAGGACGGGAAGCCTGTGCAAAAATCTTTGATGCCGAAAGGCGTTGATCACAAAGTAAAAGCTTACGTTCCAACCCTGGAGTACACGCGGGTGCAAAAATCTTTGATGCCGAAAGGCGTTGATCACTGAAAGGTTTTGTGCCGGGGTGTGCCCGTTTTCCGGCGGGTGCAAAAATCTTTGATGCCGAAAGGCGTTGATCACCTTCTGCGCCGGGATTGAGCACGCCGTCCACATCACTGTGCAAAAATCTTTGATGCCGAAAGGCGTTGATCACCTCCCGCCATTCACTTCCACTTGCACCGATTGCCGCCAGTGCAAAAATCTTTGATGCCGAAAGGCGTTGATCACGACTGCACAACCGACAACGCAAACTGCTTGAACGGTGCAAAAATCTTTGATGCCGAAAGGCGTTGATCACCGGCGTCAGGACGACTTCACGCTGGGCGTGCGCGAGTGCAAAAATCTTTGATGCCGAAAGGCGTTGATCACCTCTCAGCGCCCACCATCGTTGATTACACCCGCAGTGCAAAAATCTTTGATGCCGAAAGGCGTTGATCACGCGATAATGACGGCGATCAGCGGGAACGGCATCAGATGTGCAAAAATCTTTGATGCCGAAAGGCGTTGATCACTCGTAGTGATTGCCGGCCATCTCGTAGACGGCTTTCAGTGCAAAAATCTTTGATGCCGAAAGGCGTTGATCACTGTGGCTATAGTACACGTGCGCATTGAGCTTGACAGTGCAAAAATCTTTGATGCCGAAAGGCGTTGATCACTCCATTACGTTTATCGCGTGCCGCAATCCCGTCAAGCCGTGCAAAAATCTTTGATGCCGAAAGGCGTTGATCACAACCACGCTTCGCCGCGCATATCGGTAAGCGTCGGCGCGTGCAAAAATCTTTGATGCCGAAAGGCGTTGATCACAGCTTGCGGCGTTGCGTTACTCGTACCAGCGGGGGTGCAAAAATCTTTGATGCCGAAAGGCGTTGATCACGCAATCAGCGGGAAAGGCATCAGATTATCCCCCCCGTGCAAAAATCTTTGATGCCGAAAGGCGTTGATCACCAGGGGTTGCCCTTGTGTTGCACAAACCAGTCGTGTGCAAAAATCTTTGATGCCGAAAGGCGTTGATCACGCAGGCTTACCGCCGCCCAACTCTGTCAAGTGCTTGAACGTGCAAAAATCTTTGATGCCGAAAGGCGTTGATCACCCTTGCCGTCTCCCCTTTATTCCTGCCTTGCCAGGGTGCAAAAATCTTTGATGCCGAAAGGCGTTGATCACTTCGGCGCACGCTGAAGGTCTGTCCCCCAGACGAGTGCAAAAATCTTTGATGCCGAAAGGCGTTGATCACCGGTTTTTGTGAATTCGACGGTTGGCGGCTGAAAGGTGCAAAAATCTTTGATGCCGAAAGGCGTTGATCACGCCAAGCCGGCGCAGGGAAAACGTCGCTCATCCCGGTGCAAAAATCTTTGATGCCGAAAGGCGTTGATCACTTAGGAAACCGCACCAAGACGCGAACAAGCCCGGCGTGCAAAAATCTTTGATGCCGAAAGGCGTTGATCACACAATGGCGATCAAGGGAAACGGCATTAGATTACCCCTGTGCAAAAATCTTTGATGCCGAAAGGCGTTGATCACACCACGTCGCCGGGCCACGTGATACCAAATAAGCAGTGCAAAAATCTTTGATGCCGAAAGGCGTTGATCACTACGCGCGGCGTTGCGCGTCATTCAAATGCGACAGAGTGCAAAAATCTTTGATGCCGAAAGGCGTTGATCACACGGCCTTGATTTCGTCTTCGATATTCCGGCGTCGAGTGCAAAAATCTTTGATGCCGAAAGGCGTTGATCACATACCGCTCCGCCGGAATTGTGGTTGGAGCTGGACGGCAGTGCAAAAATCTTTGATGCCGAAAGGCGTTGATCACCAGACGAGTGGCAGATACAGCTACCGTCTGCCCTTTGTGCAAAAATCTTTGATGCCGAAAGGCGTTGATCACTCAATCAGGAAAAACCAGCCACGCACCGTCGCGGCGTGCAAAAATCTTTGATGCCGAAAGGCGTTGATCACTACCAGCCGGACTTGTCACGCTTTTCGCCCGTATTGTGTGCAAAAATCTTTGATGCCGAAAGGCGTTGATCACGCGCTTGTTACGCCGTATTGGGCAAGGAATCGAGGTGCAAAAATCTTTGATGCCGAAAGGCGTTGATCACTTTGGGAAGCGGGTGGTGGGATTACCCGTCATTCTGGTGCAAAAATCTTTGATGCCGAAAGGCGTTGATCACGTTCGCTCTTATTACTTCAGCGGCAAGTACTACGGTGCAAAAATCTTTGATGCCGAAAGGCGTTGATCACTCCACGATGGGCCGGTAGTCCAGTCGCGCGCACTCTTGGTGCAAAAATCTTTGATGCCGAAAGGCGTTGATCACACCATGTACACAAAGTACACACCGGATAACCTAACCCAGTGCAAAAATCTTTGATGCCGAAAGGCGTTGATCACGTGGTATTGCCGCCTGCTGCACGACTGGGCATGGGTGCAAAAATCTTTGATGCCGAAAGGCGTTGATCACCCCTTTTTGTGGCGCCTTGAAGCCGATCTTGTTCTTTGTGCAAAAATCTTTGATGCCGAAAGGCGTTGATCACGCAAATCTGGACGCAACTTTGATTGGCGCTGCGCCGGGTGCAAAAATCTTTGATGCCGAAAGGCGTTGATCACAAGCGGCACGGGAGAAACCAGGAACTCGCCAGTATGTGCAAAAATCTTTGATGCCGAAAGGCGTTGATCACTGGTGCTCCGCCTGACGCGGTATCTCACGGCTGTCGTGCAAAAATCTTTGATGCCGAAAGGCGTTGATCACAACGTTTTGTCAAGGGGAAAGTTCCGATTTTTTTGTGCAAAAATCTTTGATGCCGAAAGGCGTTGATCACGCCGGCAATCACTACGACATCTGGGTTGGGTACGTGTGCAAAAATCTTTGATGCCGAAAGGCGTTGATCACGCTGGCTGGCGTGGGCTGTGCAAGGGGAACTTTTGGTGCAAAAATCTTTGATGCCGAAAGGCGTTGATCACTCCACGATTGGTCGGTAGTTCACTCGCATGCACTCGTGCAAAAATCTTTGATGCCGAAAGGCGTTGATCACTTGTCGAC
Proteins encoded:
- the cas2 gene encoding CRISPR-associated endonuclease Cas2; translated protein: MGERRWYLVSYDVRDPKRWRKVYERVKGNAERVQFSVFRMYCTKTDLEQLRFDLAKLMTSEDDLLVIHLCPGCARRVVDTSTKTSWDEERKRIEIL